AACAGAGGAGTAAGACTCAAAAGTCTGGAGTAGCCAACGTGAGCTTAAAACATCAGGGGCAGAACTAAGGGTGGGATTTAACCCCTTCCCAGGGCAGAGCAGGATGTACAAAAATGGGATTTGGACCTCAGGGACTTGAGGGGTTCTTGCTTTGCTTTGCAatactggggatcaaatccagggttcAGAGCGTGTTAGGCAATCCTAATTACAGGACTTTAGGAGCAGGTTCACTCAGCTAGAGGCAGGTTAGTGTCTGGGGAAGAGACTGAGGCTTGTGAGGTGGTGCTAAATCACCCGAGGGTGAGGAATGCCCGCCCACCTGTGACCCTCTCCTTTCCTCAGCCCCAGATCCTGCTCTGGAGGCCCCACTGACCCCACCACCGTCCAGCCTTTTACGCCCCCGTCTCAGTCCCTGGGGCTTGGCCCCTCTCTTCCGTTCCGTCCGATCCAAGCTTGAGAGCTTCGCTGACATCTTCCTCACGCCTAACAAAGCACCACAGCCtccacccccatcacctcccatgAAATTGGAGTTGAAGATTGCTATCTCAGAGGCTGAGCAGTCCAGGGCTACTGAGAGAATTGCATCTGTCAGCCCCCGGCCCCCTATCCGCCAGTGGCGGACTCAGGACAATTCCCCAGCATCTGTCCCTAAGTTATCTCTGGGCCGAAGCTACTCCTGCCCTGATCTAGGGCCCCCTGGCCCAGGTAGCTGTACCTGGTCTCCTGTTCCATCCCAGCCAAGCCAGTCCAGGCCCCGGAGACATACTGTGGGTTGTGGGGAGATGGCCCGGATCCCAGCACCTCCTCGGCCCTGTCTCCGGAAAGAGGTCTTCCCTCTTGGAGGAGTGGGAGCCTCATCTTCTCTCACTACATCTTGCTCATCCACTGCATCCACTTCCTTCTTCTGCGAAGCAGCAGAACCCAGGTAGTGCTCTCAATAAACCCTTCTGGAAGCCTTGGCCACAGCCTGAGCCTGGCCTCCCTTGCTCAATAACCAGTGACAGCAGACGGGTGTATTGCTGTGTGTATTCCCTTGTCCCTGACTGTTGACCATCTCTGCAGATTGGGTTCAACCAAGGGGAAGGAGTTAAAAGCCTCAAAGGACAAGGTGTTTTCTGACCCAGAGACCAAGGTAATGACAGAGACAGGAGCGAGCTGAGGCCGGAGTCCGTGCCCTTCTGTGACCCTCTGCCCCATTTTTGCAGACCATGGGAAAGGTTTCTAGATTCAGAATACGGAGGACACCTGTCCGTCTACAACCAAACCTTACGCCAATGGGGCTGCCTCGACCAGTCAGGTGAGAGGCTCGGAGAGCAGGGAGCTGCCTCGGTAACTCCTATTCCTGAAGACAGCCTTGTCTCCTCTCAGGGAGTGTAGTCCAGCCTGGAAGCTTAAGTTTAGCAAGGATGTGGCTTGTGCTTATAACTTCCTCAGATGTCACTTCTGACTCTTGCAATTCAGTCAGGCTTTACCCATGCCTGCTCAGGGCCTCCCTGCTCAAAGTTTCTcagtgccctctgcttcctgcttccaggttaaACAAGAAGGAGTTCACTTTGGAAGAAATTTATACCAATAAGAATTACCAATCGCCCACAGCCAGAAGGTGAGAAACTTGGAAGGTCTGGGGGAAGTAGAGGGCTGTCTGAACCAGGGAGCATGCTGGTAAACACTTCTCCTCCCTGCCTGGCCCAGGACCTTTGAGACCATCTTTGAGGAACCCCGGGAGCGCAATGGGACTCTGATTTTTACCAGCTCTAAGAAACTCCGACGGGCTGTAGAATTTCGGGACAGCAGCCATCCTCGGTCCCGCCGACCGTCACGAGGGGTCCGCGCCGCAGCTGGCAGGACCCTTACTCCCAGCCGGGCACCCAGTCAGGATGTGGGACCTCTGCTGCAAGAGCGGCTGAAGGAGCTAGATGCCTTGCtcctggaggaggagacagacagggaaCATCCCTGTCAGCTCTAGGAGCTCCAACTGTTTGTCCATCCATCCTTCGGGGAGGGGGTAAATCTCTGGATCAATTGTattttttctctatatttctatAAAGTTTTCAATATGTTTCTGATTCCTTTGTGTCTTCAGCAGAGTTTAGATCAGTTAGTTATACCAGCTCACGTTTCTCTGTTGCTCaccaaaggagaagagaaagggaacagTGCCAGAGAATTTGAAAAAAGGGTTGCAGACAGGAGGGTAGACACAGCGATTCCTCACCCCACTCTCATCCCAGGCAGTGCTAGGGGATCAAACCTAGACTGCtgtacctctgagctacatctccagcccagaGATAATGCTCTTGAGAACTCTTTTATGAGGTGATATTTAtggaggaaaaaacaaaccagaagatGCCCCCATGCATATTCAATTACAGCACAGAGATGAAAAGGTGTGGAACAGGCTAAGGCCTGGagttcctcccaaatgctgtaatCACCCACCCAGGACAGCCTACCGCAGACACTGGACCAGTACAAGCCCCACGAGGGAATTCCTCGACGAGAAGACAAGGTGAGTTTGTCAGGGAAATGTCCACATGACGGTAACAGCCAGGCCAGTGAGCTAGTCAGCTGATAACAGGTGCTTGGCACATAAGCCTAGTAACCAGAAGTGGATCCCCAACACCCTCAAAAAAGTTGAAAGGGGTaagactccacaaagttgtcctcaaGCCTCGGCTTGCATATATGACACTCGCCCCTACACACATCAGGTCCGACCCCACACAATAATGATACATTAAAAAACCAGAGATCAGAGTCACATAAAGGCCGGACAGTGGCCAGGGCCCTCACCCTGGAGCTAGAATGCTGGCTGCTTGTATACAGATCCCCTCGATAAAAATGGAGCAAACAGCCAGGGGTGGTggtcacgcctttaatcccagcactcgggaggcagaggcaggcggatctctctctctctctgagttcgaggccaggctggtctacggagggagatccaggacaggcaccaaaactacacagagaaaccctgtctcgaaaaaccaaaacaaggaaagaaaaagaaaaaaagcaaatagcAAATATTTACCTCGCACTCATGACCAAGTGAGTTCACGTGAAAGTACTCCACACACGAATGCAGGGTGTGTTTCACTGTTGAGCACTGGAAGGGAAGGGCACCGCTCGAAGCCGCAGGAACAGGAGCCGGACCTCCGGCCCAGCGCGGACCCCCGCCCGGCGTGCCTCCGGGTGCCGATACGCCGCGACCGAGCGATCCGCCCCAAGACTGGCAGGCGGTGCTGCCGCCCCGCGCCTGCGCGGAACGCCAACCGGCGGAAAGAGAAGGAACGCCCACCCGCGGGAGAAGCGCCCCGCGGCCGGCCGCACGCCTGCCAGCGCCCAGCGCCCTCCCACTGCAGGCCCCGCCTCCCAGCGCCGCGGCCAATCACCGGAGAGCAGGAAGAGGCGGGCGGCCTACGGGACCGCTCCAACGCCTACTTCGGACCAGTCGGGTCCCAGGACCTGGGGAGGGCGGGGCTAGTCCGACCAGCCAATCAGAGACTTGGGGGCGGTTACATCCGGCACTCCCGCGACCTCGGCTCCGCCCCCCGCGTTGACGTCTACTTGCCAACCTATAAACGCCTGAGCCacggggagggggaaggaggcgGAGAGTGGGCGGAggcggagagaggaaggaggcgttggctgaggaggaagagggaggaggggcagggaagTTCTGGCGGACGGGAGGCCCGAGACTCCAACGAGGACAACAGGAGGGAACAGTGGAGCTCCTCGCGGCCCAGCGGCCTTTCCGGATCCTTCTCGACACAAGTCAGTCAGGGACGGCGGAAAGGAGGAAGAGTCTTTTATGTCGGAGGACAGGGAGAGACGCTCCATCCGTCACCGTTGCCTCACATCCGGGGCTTTGGAAGGCAGGCTCCGCCCCCTTGCACCTTTCAAGGCTCCCGGAGGCGTAGACctctttaaatctccttaaagGGGTGGGCACCGAACTTGGCCGACTGCGACGCCAGCCTTAAAGGGGAAACCTGCCGAAGCTGACACTCCTATTGGAAGAACTGGGGCGAGCGGAGTTTTCCTCCCGCCTGCCCCACGCGAGAAGTTCCTTAAATTCCCCTTAAAGGGGAAGTGGCAGCCGGTGGCGGACTGGGAACTGGACTGCGAGCTCTTGAAAGGGACGGCCCCGCTGTTTGAAAGCCTCCGGACTCTTTAAAGGGGTGGCCTCTTTCAGCCGGAGGACTTGAGACGCGTTTAAAGGGGAGGTTGTGCTTTCCGCCCCTTTTAAAGGGGtggcccttcctcttcctccggGAGACTTGCCTCGACCCCTGGCACGGGGCCGCCGCCGCACCAGACCCGCCGGACACGGTGGAGTCGTCTTAAAGGGGCCGGGGGCTGGACAGTTTGAGGCCTCGCCTTAAAGGGACGGCCGCTCAGTTTTCGTCGTCGCGGCCCCGCCAGCCCTACAGGGGGGGCCTTCAGGCTTGTCGCCCCGGGGGCGGCGCCGGCTCTCTGGGCCTTGGCCTTGGGGCAAGCCAGGGGCCAGCGGATCCTGTCTCAGAGAGGAAGCCGGAGCTCTCCCGTCCCTGTGCAAGCGCCAGCTCCGCGCTCGCGACCCCGGGCCTGTGGACAGGCCGCGCCGGGCCCCGCCGCCTCCGGATGCGGCGCTGAGGGCCGTCACCATGGAGACGGCCGCGGCCCCAGGCCCGGGCTGGGCAGCGGAGGGGGAGCGGCGGCGCAGACGTTGCTCGCGGCGAGACCGTGATCGGGAGCAGCGGCGCCGCCGTGGTCCCGGCGGTGACGCGCC
The nucleotide sequence above comes from Peromyscus maniculatus bairdii isolate BWxNUB_F1_BW_parent chromosome 1, HU_Pman_BW_mat_3.1, whole genome shotgun sequence. Encoded proteins:
- the Prr14 gene encoding proline-rich protein 14 isoform X1, which gives rise to MDLPGDPSPSRRSSLCRQPLARALWEARSPKRPRLQPLGSPSPLEKASRRVLAVVLEDVMAPNRVPLAYQEDTSSSKNLNNHQDSVCRQSPASPGPQQVEWDLEARPPDPLHLCREPLSRIHHSSPTSRMRSRTAPGPEESPSQKIGQVTQPTLVVVLEDIASPRQPVEGFAEDRPNFIVPAQSTFRSLQGQGKHWPRREPDLEASPTLTLSLHPRAEPMTKVHQPMPAARELEPPFQPSTLPADPPESPLPAPDPALEAPLTPPPSSLLRPRLSPWGLAPLFRSVRSKLESFADIFLTPNKAPQPPPPSPPMKLELKIAISEAEQSRATERIASVSPRPPIRQWRTQDNSPASVPKLSLGRSYSCPDLGPPGPGSCTWSPVPSQPSQSRPRRHTVGCGEMARIPAPPRPCLRKEVFPLGGVGASSSLTTSCSSTASTSFFCEAAEPRLGSTKGKELKASKDKVFSDPETKTMGKVSRFRIRRTPVRLQPNLTPMGLPRPVRLNKKEFTLEEIYTNKNYQSPTARRTFETIFEEPRERNGTLIFTSSKKLRRAVEFRDSSHPRSRRPSRGVRAAAGRTLTPSRAPSQDVGPLLQERLKELDALLLEEETDREHPCQL
- the Prr14 gene encoding proline-rich protein 14 isoform X2, which codes for MDLPGDPSPSRRSSLCRQPLARALWEARSPKRPRLQPLGSPSPLEKASRRVLAVVLEDVMAPNRVPLAYQEDTSSSKNLNNHQDSVCRQSPASPGPQQVEWDLEARPPDPLHLCREPLSRIHHSSPTSRMRSRTAPGPEESPSQKIGQVTQPTLVVVLEDIASPRQPVEGFAEDRPNFIVPAQRAEPMTKVHQPMPAARELEPPFQPSTLPADPPESPLPAPDPALEAPLTPPPSSLLRPRLSPWGLAPLFRSVRSKLESFADIFLTPNKAPQPPPPSPPMKLELKIAISEAEQSRATERIASVSPRPPIRQWRTQDNSPASVPKLSLGRSYSCPDLGPPGPGSCTWSPVPSQPSQSRPRRHTVGCGEMARIPAPPRPCLRKEVFPLGGVGASSSLTTSCSSTASTSFFCEAAEPRLGSTKGKELKASKDKVFSDPETKTMGKVSRFRIRRTPVRLQPNLTPMGLPRPVRLNKKEFTLEEIYTNKNYQSPTARRTFETIFEEPRERNGTLIFTSSKKLRRAVEFRDSSHPRSRRPSRGVRAAAGRTLTPSRAPSQDVGPLLQERLKELDALLLEEETDREHPCQL